A part of Vulpes vulpes isolate BD-2025 chromosome 15, VulVul3, whole genome shotgun sequence genomic DNA contains:
- the LOC112919790 gene encoding olfactory receptor 4Q2, protein MDENQTEMVRNFVLAGFSQTPSIEAGLFVLFLFFYVSTWVGNVLIMVTVASDNYLNSSPMYFLLGNLSFLDLCYSTVTTPKLLADLLNNEKLIRYDQCIVQLFFLHFVGAAEMFLLTVMAYDRYVAICRPLHYTTIMSRRLCCMLVAASWMGGFVHSTVQMILTIHLPFCGPNHVDNFFCDVPPVIKLACADTFVIELLMVSNSGLISTSSFVVLLSSYSTILVKIRSKEGRRKALATCGSHLMVVTLFFGPCIFIYARPFSTFSVDKMVSVLYNVITPMLNPLIYTLRNKEVKSAMRKLWDRSELTWKKQET, encoded by the coding sequence ATGGATGAAAACCAAACAGAGATGGTGAGAAACTTTGTCCTGGCAGGCTTCTCACAGACCCCATCTATTGAGGCAGGGTTATttgtactatttcttttcttctacgtGTCCACTTGGGTAGGCAATGTGCTCATTATGGTCACAGTGGCCTCTGATAACTATCTGAATTCATCACCCATGTATTTCCTTCTTGGCAACCTCTCTTTCCTGGACTTATGTTATTCAACAGTAACTACCCCTAAGCTTCTGGCTGATCTTCTGAATAATGAGAAGCTCATTCGCTATGACCAATGCATCGTGCAGCTCTTCTTTCTGCATTTTGTAGGGGCAGCTGAGATGTTCCTGCTCACAGTAATGGCCTATGATCGTTATGTTGCAATTTGTCGCCCTCTGCATTATACCACTATTATGAGTCGAagattatgctgtatgttggtaGCTGCCTCCTGGATGGGAGGGTTTGTGCACTCTACTGTCCAGATGATCCTCACTATCCATTTGCCTTTTTGTGGACCAAACCATGTGGACAACTTCTTTTGTGATGTTCCGCCTGTCATCAAACTTGCCTGTGCAGACACATTTGTTATTGAATTGCTAATGGTATCTAACAGTGGGTTGATCTCTACCAGTTCCTTTGTGGTACTGCTTTCTTCCTATTCCACTATCCTGGTCAAGATTCGCTCCAAGGAGGGAAGGCGAAAGGCACTCGCCACCTGTGGCTCCCACCTTATGGTGGTAACACTCTTCTTTGGACCCTGTATTTTCATCTATGCTCGTCCCTTCTCCACATTTTCTGTGGACAAAATGGTGTCTGTACTCTACAATGTTATTACACCCATGCTGAATCCCCTCATCTACACACTTCGGAACAAAGAGGTCAAGTCAGCCATGCGGAAACTGTGGGACAGGAGTGAACTTACTTGGAAAAAGCAGGAGACATAA